The Gemmatimonas phototrophica region GACCTGCGCGATCGTTCTTCTGCTCACCAGTCCTGATGCGCGCATTTCTTGTTCGTTCGTTTGCAGCACTGACCGTTGCTGCCGGTATGGCTGGAGCCTTTCCGGCGTCCGCAGGCGCGCAGGTCGGGCACCTGCCTGACAAGAGCCCGTACGAAGATTTCAAGATCGGGCAATCGTTGACCGTGTTGGGGGGATGGCTGGCGGTCAAGCGTGATCTGGCCGATGTGGCCCCCAAGGCGGCCTGGAATGCCGGCCTGCGTTACGACATCGGCGTTGGTGGTCCAGCCTCGTTGTTTGTGCGCTACCTCGTGTCGCCCAGTGAGCGCAAACTGCTTGCCCCGGGGAACACCAGGGCAACCCGACAGATCGGCACGCCCGGTGTCACCACACATCTCTTTGATGGTGGCCTCGACATTTCGCTTACCGGGCGCAAGACGTGGCACAACCTGATGCCCTCCGTCAACGGCGGCGCAGGATTGATCAGCGATTTTGCCCAGGCGGATACCGGCGCCTATCGCTTTGGGACCAAGTTCGCGTTCAACTATGGCTTCAGCGTGCGCTACCTCGCCAAGCGCGGGCCGCAGCTGCGACTCGACGCGACCAATTTTCTTTGGCAGTACCAGTACCCCGATCGGTATTTCATCCTCGCGTCGGACACCACGTCCATCCTGACCGATACCAGAAACCGGGAAGCGTGGCGGGGGAATTGGTCGCTGTCCCTGGGCGTCACCCTTCCCCTGTTCAAATAAGTTCGGCGATGCCGCGAACATCACTGACGCGCCGCGTGATGTTTGCGGCAGCCCATCGCTACCGCCGTCCTGATTGGAGCGACCAGGAGAACGCCGACATTTTTGGCGCCTGTGCCCACCCACACTATCACGGGCACAGCTATGTCTGCGACGTGACCGTGGCGGGGCCGGTGGACGAGGAGACCGGCTTTGTGGTGGATCTGGGGTTTCTGGACAACGTGCTGCAGCGGGAGGTGCGAGAGCGCTTCGATCATCGCAACATCAGTTTGGATGTGCCGGAATTTGCCGATGGGAAGATGATCCCCACCGGCGAAAATCTCGCGCGCTTCATTTGCGATCGCGTGCAAGCAGCCCTCTCACACACCAGTGCCCGGGTGATCAAGGTGCATCTGGCCGAAGACGCCATGCTCAGCTGCAGCTACGAGGTGGACGCATGACTCTCGAAAAGACTGGCCGCGCGCTGGCAGCATTGTGCCTGCTGGCGGGAACGGCCTGTGCCCGTCAGGGCACGCAGGCCAACATCGGCCCGCATCGCCCGGAGCCGGTGGCGCCCCTCATGATGCCGGTGACGGAGGTGCCAACGCCTTCGGTACGCCAGATCCTGCAACACACGGTCGACTCCGTGGTGGCCGCGCCCATGTGGCGCAATGCGCGGCTGGGCATTCTGCTGGTGGATGCCGCATCCGGGGACACGCTGGTGCAACACGATGCCGATCGCCTGTTCATGCCGGCATCCAATCAGAAATTGCTTACCGGTGCTTTGGCGGTACAGCTGCTGGGGCCGGAGTTCCGTTGGCGCACGCCGGTGCTGCTGCACGGTGTGCAGCGGGGGCGCACGTTCCATGGCAATGTGTACGTGCAGGGGAGCGGCGATCCGAGCATCAGCGACTTTCTGCGCGGTGGTCGCGCCGCGAGTGCCTTTGATGGTGCACTGGCGGCACTGGAGG contains the following coding sequences:
- a CDS encoding 6-pyruvoyl trahydropterin synthase family protein — encoded protein: MPRTSLTRRVMFAAAHRYRRPDWSDQENADIFGACAHPHYHGHSYVCDVTVAGPVDEETGFVVDLGFLDNVLQREVRERFDHRNISLDVPEFADGKMIPTGENLARFICDRVQAALSHTSARVIKVHLAEDAMLSCSYEVDA